The nucleotide sequence CGAAAAAAAGTAGTCAGATTCAGCAGAAACAATAGTAATTTTTTTATTAGAACCTTTTCGAATATGTCTAGCAGCAGTCACGCCAGAAATTCCGTTTCCAATAATTACAATATGCTCCATAGTTGTGGTTTAGTTGAAAGGTTTGTCGAACGTTTTGTTAAATCCTTAACTAGATAATTTCAGATTGTTTAAATTTAGAAATTAATTAACACTTATGAAGATTCTTTTTCGGCTTTGTTTGATATTGCTTCTATGCTCATGTAGTATGACTACTTACAATGCTCCAAAAATAAATGGAGTGAGTTTTGTTGCTTCAAGAGATTCAATTTTTGAAAAACACATTCAGCCAGTATTAAATGTTAATGCTAATTATGCAGCTATTATGCCTTTTGGGTTTTTTAGAGACGTCGAAAATCCTGAGATTATCTACAATACAAATAGACAATGGTTTGGTGAATCAAAATTGGGGGCAAAACAATACATCGAAGCACTACATAAACAAGATATTAAAGTTATGATGAAGCCTCATATTTGGATTGGTAGAGGTGATTTTACAGGTCATGTAACTATGTCATCGGAAAACAAATGGCGACAGCTAGAAGCGTCATATTCAAAATTTATACTTGATTTCGCTGAATTAGCAGAAGAAACAAATGCCGAAATACTTTGTATTGGAACAGAATTAGAAAAATTTATAGAGCATAGACCAGCTTATTGGCACGAATTAATAAAAAAGATTAAAACTGTTTATAAAGGTAAACTGACGTACGCAGCCAATTGGGATGAATTTAAGCGTACACCTTTTTGGGGCGAATTAGATTATATTGGTGTGGATGCCTATTTTCCTGTTAGTGACTCACAAACACCAACTGTTGAAGAATGTTTAGAGGGTTGGAAGGTTCATAAAACAATTATAAGCGAGCTTTCTGATAAATTTGACAAACCCATTTTATTTACTGAATTTGGATATAGAAGTGTGGATTATTCGGGAAAAGAACCTTGGAAATCTGACAGAAGTATGAACAGTATAAACATGGAAGCTCAAACAAATACAACAAAGGCATTATTCGATACCTTTTGGCAAGAAGATTGGTTAGCTGGAGGCTTTGTTTGGAAGTGGTTTCATAACTATGAAAGAAGTGGAGGCGAAGATAATAACCAATTTACACCACAAAATAAACCAGTAGAATCTATTATTAGAGAACGTTTTAAACTTCAACAATAGATTCTTTTTTAGATATTTCTAATCTAGAATAAGAACTAAATCTTCAGAATTTACCATTACTCCAGATTTTAAAACTAATTGCTTTATTGTAGCTTCATCTATAGCTGTAATAGTGGTTTCCATTTTCATGGCCTCAATTACAAATAAAGGTTGATTTTTAGCAACTTTTTCACCTTTCTTCACTAAAATTGTAGACAACATACCTTGTAAAGGCGCTCCAATTTCTTTTGGG is from Pontimicrobium sp. SW4 and encodes:
- a CDS encoding glycoside hydrolase — protein: MTTYNAPKINGVSFVASRDSIFEKHIQPVLNVNANYAAIMPFGFFRDVENPEIIYNTNRQWFGESKLGAKQYIEALHKQDIKVMMKPHIWIGRGDFTGHVTMSSENKWRQLEASYSKFILDFAELAEETNAEILCIGTELEKFIEHRPAYWHELIKKIKTVYKGKLTYAANWDEFKRTPFWGELDYIGVDAYFPVSDSQTPTVEECLEGWKVHKTIISELSDKFDKPILFTEFGYRSVDYSGKEPWKSDRSMNSINMEAQTNTTKALFDTFWQEDWLAGGFVWKWFHNYERSGGEDNNQFTPQNKPVESIIRERFKLQQ